A window of the Vibrio fluvialis genome harbors these coding sequences:
- the puuR gene encoding HTH-type transcriptional regulator PuuR, whose product METDSIGQKIAQLRKEHKLSQRELAEKANITHSAISSIENNKVSPSVSSLHKIVKVFNLSLSEFFTQDQTIEERPVVIAPDQLIEIGNERVSMRLVCDGRDKRRMGFLIECFQPHTDTGVISIKHEGEESGTVLEGEIELTLGDKTYVIREGECYLFDTNVPHKFTNKTDRVCRIISAHTPPSF is encoded by the coding sequence ATGGAAACAGATTCAATTGGTCAAAAAATTGCGCAACTGCGTAAGGAACACAAATTATCTCAACGTGAACTGGCGGAGAAAGCCAATATAACTCACAGCGCTATCTCGTCGATTGAGAATAACAAAGTGAGTCCTTCTGTCAGTTCGCTGCACAAGATTGTGAAAGTATTCAATCTGTCTCTGTCCGAGTTCTTCACTCAGGACCAGACAATTGAAGAGCGCCCGGTGGTGATTGCTCCGGATCAGCTGATTGAAATCGGTAACGAACGTGTATCGATGCGATTGGTGTGTGATGGTCGTGATAAACGCCGGATGGGCTTCTTGATTGAGTGTTTTCAACCTCATACCGATACCGGTGTGATCAGTATTAAACACGAAGGCGAGGAAAGCGGAACGGTACTCGAAGGTGAAATCGAGCTGACCCTGGGCGATAAAACTTATGTCATTCGCGAGGGTGAGTGTTACCTCTTCGATACCAACGTGCCTCATAAATTTACCAATAAAACGGATAGAGTTTGCCGGATAATTAGTGCTCATACGCCGCCAAGCTTCTAG
- a CDS encoding gamma-glutamyl-gamma-aminobutyrate hydrolase family protein yields MSKENGMTKPVIGVICCRKQVEGYDVQSVNELYLNAVRDAGASPLLLPAGADAQELKQLLTMLDGVLLTGSHSNVAPHRYAATHDEPKTDESRDALSFTLIDHCIEQNIPLLGICRGFQEMNVALGGTLHPKVHETDGFMDHRESQSPDFNEKYAYVHTVKISSNGSFAHWLGSQEDIEVNSLHGQGVNQLAPRLTKEAEAPDGLVEAFSLKGHPYFIGVQWHPEWQSRKRIFSRILFDRFIIAASERRSLLNGNRFNWSKNCATA; encoded by the coding sequence ATGAGTAAAGAGAACGGAATGACCAAGCCCGTGATTGGCGTGATTTGTTGTCGTAAGCAGGTAGAAGGCTATGACGTACAAAGTGTGAATGAGCTGTATCTGAATGCGGTTCGCGATGCCGGAGCCTCGCCATTGTTGCTGCCAGCCGGTGCCGATGCACAAGAGCTCAAGCAATTGCTAACCATGCTTGATGGCGTGTTGCTCACCGGGAGTCACTCAAACGTCGCTCCACATCGTTATGCAGCTACGCACGATGAACCGAAAACGGACGAGTCCCGCGATGCGCTCTCTTTTACTCTGATTGATCACTGCATCGAACAGAACATTCCGCTGCTGGGTATCTGCCGCGGTTTTCAGGAAATGAATGTGGCTTTGGGTGGAACACTGCACCCGAAAGTGCACGAGACCGACGGCTTTATGGATCACCGTGAAAGCCAGAGTCCGGACTTCAACGAGAAGTATGCCTACGTGCATACGGTAAAAATATCGTCCAACGGCAGCTTTGCTCACTGGCTCGGTTCTCAGGAAGACATTGAGGTCAATTCTCTGCATGGCCAGGGTGTCAACCAACTTGCACCGCGACTGACGAAAGAGGCCGAAGCGCCGGATGGGTTGGTTGAAGCCTTTAGTCTCAAGGGTCATCCGTACTTCATTGGTGTGCAATGGCACCCAGAATGGCAATCTCGTAAAAGGATCTTTTCCAGAATTCTATTCGATCGGTTTATCATAGCGGCTTCGGAACGTCGGAGTCTTTTAAATGGAAACAGATTCAATTGGTCAAAAAATTGCGCAACTGCGTAA
- a CDS encoding glutamine synthetase family protein, with protein MDGFIQEVKNFKQEWPEIRFIDLIFPDINARPRGKRIPIEALDKVYKGVYLPLSTLSLSVHGKVVEEAGLGEAIGEPDHICYPILGTLTPTFNPEVGQIMLNMMDRKGEKETLMSPRVVLAQMMERLHANNLFPVTAIELEFYLIDKNRNDKGEIQPPVNPIHQGREFKSDVYNIENLDDYADFLSDLNFAAQAQGLNTSGALSESAPGQFEINFNHQADVINACDQVIYAKRLIRQVALKHGFDVTFMAKPFADEAGNGMHIHLSVLDEHGHNRFSDSQGDCSPFFYKTLTAMLAMMPESMALLCPNVNSYRRFCPMMYTPTRADWAENHRGVALRIPMSDSKNRRIEHRIAGADVNPYLLAVVVLSGLLASQQFGPEQCPPALDEHAASLPTRMADALRTLSSSELIGMYLPQEFVSLYTACKDKELREFEQAVTPLEVEWMLHSA; from the coding sequence ATGGACGGATTCATACAAGAAGTTAAAAATTTTAAACAAGAATGGCCCGAGATACGCTTCATCGATCTCATTTTTCCTGATATCAATGCGCGACCTCGCGGCAAACGCATCCCCATTGAAGCGCTCGATAAAGTGTACAAAGGGGTCTATCTGCCGCTGTCGACGCTGTCATTGAGTGTACACGGCAAGGTGGTAGAAGAAGCGGGACTGGGCGAAGCCATCGGCGAACCAGATCATATTTGTTATCCGATTCTGGGCACCTTAACCCCGACCTTTAACCCTGAAGTCGGCCAGATCATGCTCAACATGATGGACCGCAAAGGAGAAAAAGAGACACTGATGTCACCGCGCGTGGTTCTGGCGCAGATGATGGAACGCTTACACGCCAACAATCTTTTTCCAGTCACCGCGATTGAGCTTGAATTTTATCTGATCGACAAAAACCGCAACGACAAAGGCGAAATCCAACCCCCCGTCAACCCGATTCATCAGGGACGCGAATTCAAATCGGATGTGTACAACATCGAAAACCTGGATGACTACGCCGACTTCCTCAGCGATCTCAACTTCGCCGCGCAAGCCCAGGGCCTCAATACGTCCGGCGCATTGTCTGAGTCCGCACCGGGCCAGTTCGAAATCAACTTCAACCATCAAGCCGATGTCATCAATGCCTGCGATCAGGTCATTTATGCCAAACGTCTGATCCGCCAGGTGGCGCTCAAACACGGGTTTGATGTGACCTTTATGGCGAAGCCATTCGCTGACGAAGCGGGTAACGGCATGCATATTCACCTGAGTGTATTAGACGAACACGGTCATAACCGCTTCTCAGACAGCCAAGGTGATTGCAGCCCATTTTTTTACAAAACTTTAACAGCAATGCTTGCCATGATGCCGGAATCTATGGCACTACTCTGCCCCAACGTGAACTCCTATCGACGCTTCTGTCCGATGATGTACACCCCAACCCGTGCAGACTGGGCTGAAAACCACCGCGGTGTTGCCCTTCGTATCCCGATGAGTGACAGCAAAAACCGCCGCATCGAGCACCGAATTGCCGGCGCAGACGTGAACCCATATTTGCTGGCGGTCGTGGTACTGAGCGGCCTGCTCGCCAGCCAACAATTCGGGCCGGAGCAATGTCCTCCCGCTCTGGATGAACACGCAGCCTCATTGCCAACGCGCATGGCGGATGCACTCAGAACACTGAGCTCCAGTGAGCTGATTGGCATGTACTTGCCACAGGAATTTGTTTCGCTTTATACCGCATGTAAAGACAAAGAGCTGAGGGAGTTTGAACAAGCAGTAACGCCACTTGAAGTGGAATGGATGCTTCATTCAGCCTAA
- a CDS encoding transporter gives MEKTDRISVVFDYTSFLGTSCTKKWTFSDALVSFAPVFGTVWHDTVKDGKSHEERLWDMALQRLSSRRSDESNLVTLVKLAKLEGIEELKLVMPYSLDADQIAAIQTRGEAQIKVCAPEEFIITF, from the coding sequence ATGGAAAAAACCGATCGAATCTCTGTCGTGTTTGATTACACCAGCTTCTTAGGCACCTCTTGTACAAAAAAATGGACTTTTTCAGATGCGCTCGTTTCATTTGCCCCTGTTTTCGGAACGGTGTGGCATGACACAGTGAAAGATGGCAAAAGTCATGAAGAGAGGCTGTGGGACATGGCGCTGCAGCGACTGTCCAGCCGCAGAAGCGATGAATCCAATCTGGTGACGCTGGTGAAGCTCGCCAAGCTGGAAGGGATTGAAGAGCTCAAACTGGTAATGCCCTATTCATTGGATGCAGACCAGATCGCTGCGATTCAGACCCGAGGTGAAGCGCAAATAAAAGTGTGTGCACCGGAAGAATTTATTATTACCTTTTAA
- a CDS encoding helicase-related protein codes for MQLLPIQPLKETFLQALQQDHVIVEAETGSGKSTCLPLWAAQQGRVLVIEPRRIACTSLAEFLAQQRDEAIGQHIGYAIKLENRYSEQSQVVFVTPGVALRWFAEDGLKQFDVIMVDEFHERRWDTDLLVALLKERQSHRLVVTSATLEGERLAAYLQAQRLQASGRIYDVSIEYRASDSRQLPDGRYLAERVKAEVTEAMSATEGDILVFLPGRKEIQQCQQMLSGIDSLLVVPLHASVSEHERSLALNPQRQQKVVLATNVAETSLTIPNIAWVIDSGLERRNEQRNGRTALVLKHISKASAKQRAGRAGRVMHGVAVRLYGQHAALDAVTPPQLQREDLTEPMLAAGSCGSPLQSLTFLETLPEKTLTQAAEMLKGIGALDEHLAITEHGRRIAPLPVDALYADLVARIEPKALKEAMIDLTAALAVPASLYSLSSNDELLEKLQQEEPLGCDAQLVIQLVRGQAFSAVTTDEEALREARGLSEQMRDIYELPELEVASRYQHAALAEAIGRLHPELLFVRRERRREALGNGRMEVLTGRNSRFPVRSEAALVLDQHSLPGKGVKQTLTLATVMMPVPLSLIETLELGQWQQGETVQQDGVLSTVLNLHYAGRVVASKTVQASGELALKPLVEAVKANECLPGFAERRHYEIELWKLYVELGLDANAQQHGEITFESWFEQQLQALGVESPEDLAMFDADDIPFAGIPYWELSDFAEAYPFELSLGDLQLTVEYFVKRKLVQVVYKSGLRKTVPKRWELPRWSGYKVQFRKASRVIDIQ; via the coding sequence ATGCAGTTACTTCCTATTCAGCCCCTAAAAGAGACCTTTTTGCAGGCTTTGCAACAAGATCATGTGATTGTCGAAGCGGAAACCGGTTCCGGCAAGTCGACTTGTCTGCCACTTTGGGCAGCGCAGCAAGGGCGGGTTTTGGTCATCGAACCGCGCCGAATTGCCTGTACTTCTCTGGCTGAGTTTCTCGCTCAGCAGCGCGACGAAGCGATCGGCCAGCACATTGGTTACGCCATCAAACTCGAAAACCGTTATTCAGAACAGTCGCAAGTGGTGTTTGTCACCCCGGGTGTCGCGCTGCGCTGGTTTGCAGAAGATGGACTTAAGCAGTTTGATGTCATCATGGTGGATGAGTTTCACGAGCGTCGCTGGGATACCGATTTGCTGGTGGCACTGCTGAAAGAGCGTCAGAGTCATCGTTTAGTCGTGACCTCTGCAACACTGGAAGGGGAGCGCCTCGCGGCATATTTACAAGCTCAGCGGCTGCAAGCGAGTGGGCGCATTTATGACGTCAGTATTGAGTACCGTGCGTCTGACAGTCGGCAGTTACCCGATGGGCGCTATCTTGCCGAGCGGGTAAAAGCCGAAGTGACAGAAGCGATGTCAGCTACCGAGGGCGATATTTTGGTCTTTCTGCCCGGGCGCAAAGAGATTCAGCAGTGCCAACAGATGCTCAGCGGGATCGACTCACTGCTGGTGGTGCCGCTGCATGCTTCAGTCAGTGAACATGAGCGCTCGTTAGCTTTGAATCCGCAGCGCCAGCAAAAAGTGGTGCTGGCAACCAATGTGGCGGAGACCTCGCTCACCATTCCCAATATTGCCTGGGTGATCGACAGCGGCTTAGAGCGCCGCAACGAACAGCGCAATGGCCGCACGGCGCTTGTCTTAAAACACATTTCCAAAGCGAGTGCCAAGCAGCGTGCAGGTCGGGCTGGTCGCGTGATGCACGGCGTAGCCGTGCGTTTATATGGCCAACACGCCGCGCTGGATGCCGTCACGCCGCCGCAATTGCAACGTGAAGATCTGACTGAGCCGATGCTGGCCGCTGGCAGCTGTGGTTCGCCACTGCAATCACTGACGTTCCTTGAGACTTTGCCGGAAAAGACGCTGACCCAAGCTGCGGAGATGCTCAAGGGCATTGGTGCGCTGGATGAGCATTTGGCTATTACCGAGCACGGCCGCCGCATTGCACCCTTGCCGGTTGATGCGCTCTACGCCGATTTGGTGGCCCGCATCGAACCGAAAGCGCTGAAAGAAGCCATGATTGATCTCACGGCGGCATTGGCCGTGCCGGCGAGTCTCTATTCACTCTCTTCAAACGACGAGCTGCTGGAAAAATTGCAGCAGGAAGAGCCGCTGGGCTGTGACGCACAATTGGTGATTCAGCTTGTTCGTGGCCAGGCTTTTTCCGCTGTTACAACCGATGAAGAAGCGCTGCGGGAAGCGCGCGGTTTATCCGAGCAGATGCGTGATATCTATGAGTTGCCTGAGCTGGAGGTGGCTTCGCGCTATCAGCATGCGGCTTTGGCAGAAGCGATCGGCCGTTTGCATCCTGAGCTGCTGTTTGTACGCCGCGAACGGCGTCGAGAAGCGCTCGGCAACGGGCGAATGGAAGTGCTGACGGGGCGCAACAGTCGTTTCCCGGTGCGTTCTGAAGCTGCGCTGGTGTTGGATCAACACAGTTTGCCGGGCAAAGGCGTCAAGCAGACATTGACGCTGGCAACGGTCATGATGCCGGTACCGCTGTCACTGATTGAAACGCTGGAATTGGGGCAGTGGCAGCAGGGCGAAACGGTGCAGCAAGATGGCGTACTGAGCACCGTTCTCAATCTTCACTATGCTGGCCGCGTGGTCGCGAGCAAAACGGTGCAGGCGAGCGGTGAATTGGCGCTCAAACCTTTGGTGGAAGCCGTGAAAGCAAACGAATGTCTGCCCGGTTTTGCTGAGCGACGCCATTATGAAATCGAGTTGTGGAAACTTTACGTCGAGCTGGGGTTGGATGCTAATGCGCAACAACATGGCGAGATCACCTTCGAAAGCTGGTTTGAACAGCAACTTCAGGCGTTAGGGGTAGAGTCGCCGGAAGATCTGGCGATGTTTGACGCTGATGATATACCGTTCGCGGGAATCCCTTATTGGGAACTGAGCGATTTTGCTGAGGCCTATCCGTTTGAACTTAGTCTGGGTGATTTACAGCTCACGGTTGAATATTTCGTCAAACGTAAATTGGTACAGGTGGTGTACAAAAGTGGCCTGCGCAAAACGGTCCCTAAACGCTGGGAGCTCCCGCGCTGGAGCGGATACAAAGTCCAGTTCAGGAAGGCGAGCCGGGTGATTGATATTCAGTAA
- a CDS encoding NAD-dependent malic enzyme, whose protein sequence is MNNDKRPLYIPYAGPALLSTPLLNKGSAFSAEERASFNLEGLLPEATETIQEQVVRAYQQYRSFESDMDKHIYLRNMQDTNETLFYRLVQNHISEMMPIIYTPTVGAACENFSNIYRRGRGLFISYANRDRIDDLLNNAANHNVKVIVITDGERILGLGDQGIGGMGIPIGKLSLYTACGGISPAYTLPIVLDVGTNNPQRLADPMYMGWRHPRITGVEYDAFVEEVIQAIQRRWPEALVQFEDFAQKNAMPLLERYKNRICCFNDDIQGTAAVTVGSLLAACKAAGSKLSEQRITFLGAGSAGCGIAEAIIAQMVSEGISDEQARSQVYMVDRWGLLEEGMPNLLDFQQRLVQKKANTKEWTTEGNGYSLHDVVRQAKPTVLIGVSGAPGLFSEEVIKEMHLHCPRPIVFPLSNPTSRVEATPSDIIRWTNGEALVATGSPFDPVINEGKTYPIAQCNNSYIFPGIGLGVLAVGAKRVTDDMLMESSRALAECSPLAINGHGPLLPPLESIHSVSKKIAFAVAKKAIEQGVALEITDEALEVAIEQHFWQPVYRRYKRTSF, encoded by the coding sequence ATGAATAACGACAAACGTCCGCTTTATATTCCCTACGCTGGTCCAGCTCTGCTCAGTACCCCTCTTCTTAACAAAGGCAGTGCATTCTCCGCTGAAGAGCGTGCATCATTCAACCTGGAAGGTTTGTTACCAGAAGCCACGGAAACAATACAGGAACAAGTAGTTCGTGCCTACCAACAATATCGCAGCTTTGAAAGCGATATGGACAAGCACATTTACCTGCGCAACATGCAAGACACCAACGAGACACTGTTCTACCGTCTGGTGCAAAACCATATTTCTGAGATGATGCCAATCATCTACACGCCGACCGTTGGTGCGGCGTGTGAAAACTTCTCTAACATTTACCGCCGTGGTCGCGGTCTGTTCATCTCGTACGCGAACCGCGATCGCATCGACGATCTGCTGAACAACGCAGCGAACCACAACGTCAAAGTTATCGTCATCACCGACGGCGAACGTATTCTTGGTCTGGGTGACCAGGGCATCGGCGGCATGGGTATTCCAATCGGTAAACTGTCACTGTACACCGCGTGTGGCGGTATCAGCCCGGCTTATACTCTGCCTATCGTGCTGGATGTCGGTACCAACAACCCACAACGTCTGGCGGACCCAATGTACATGGGCTGGCGTCATCCACGTATTACCGGCGTTGAGTACGATGCGTTTGTTGAAGAAGTGATTCAGGCGATTCAACGCCGCTGGCCAGAAGCACTGGTGCAGTTCGAAGACTTCGCACAGAAAAACGCGATGCCGCTTCTTGAGCGTTACAAAAACCGTATCTGTTGTTTCAACGATGACATCCAAGGCACTGCAGCGGTTACCGTGGGTTCTCTGCTGGCCGCGTGTAAAGCGGCAGGCAGCAAACTGTCTGAACAACGCATCACCTTCCTGGGCGCAGGCTCTGCGGGTTGTGGTATCGCCGAAGCGATCATCGCGCAAATGGTCTCGGAAGGCATTTCCGACGAACAAGCACGCTCTCAGGTTTACATGGTAGACCGTTGGGGTCTGCTGGAAGAAGGCATGCCAAACCTGCTGGACTTCCAACAACGTTTGGTTCAGAAAAAAGCCAACACCAAAGAGTGGACAACCGAAGGCAATGGTTACTCGCTGCATGACGTAGTTCGTCAGGCGAAACCAACCGTTCTGATCGGTGTATCTGGTGCACCGGGTCTGTTCAGTGAAGAAGTGATCAAAGAGATGCACCTGCACTGCCCTCGCCCAATCGTGTTCCCGCTGTCGAACCCAACCAGCCGTGTGGAAGCAACGCCAAGCGACATCATTCGTTGGACCAACGGTGAAGCACTGGTTGCAACAGGCAGCCCGTTCGATCCAGTGATCAACGAAGGCAAGACTTACCCAATCGCACAATGTAACAACAGCTACATCTTCCCGGGTATTGGCCTGGGCGTTCTGGCCGTTGGCGCAAAACGCGTGACTGACGATATGCTGATGGAATCAAGCCGTGCGCTGGCTGAGTGTTCTCCGCTGGCGATCAACGGCCACGGCCCACTGCTGCCGCCATTGGAATCGATTCACTCGGTATCGAAGAAAATTGCCTTTGCTGTGGCGAAGAAAGCCATTGAACAAGGCGTTGCTCTGGAGATCACCGATGAGGCACTGGAAGTGGCAATTGAACAGCACTTCTGGCAACCGGTATACCGTCGCTACAAACGCACTTCTTTCTAA